CTTGTGAACGCCCTTCTCTTTCTAACAAGGTCTCTAATTATTTATCAGTATAAGGCAGATGGGGATTCTTGTCTGTCTCCAAGACAATTTCACTAAGAAATTAAAGAGGTGGTGGTTTTTTAATTCTCGGAAATTAAAATACAAGTCAATAACAAGAGTCAATACAAGCAGTCGTCAGTGAATAGTTTATTATCAGGCGGTAGGAGTGCTGCTTCTCTTGTTGTGTCGGTCAGAGATCGTCCTCCACATGTTGTTCAGGGCGATTCTGGCCATGAGCAAGGTGATGGTGAAGTTTCGTCTGTACCATTCCCTGgatccaaaaagaaaaaaaaagttaaaaccagtgaatctgaaaaacaaaatccctCATATAGAATAGCTTTCTGATTGCATCATTATATTTGAGCAGCTTTGAAAAGAAGCTTTGTCAGACCTAAAGGTAAACAGTAAGTTTGTCTGTTTACCAGAAAACCccaaggaggagaaaagaagaaatatatGATGCTACAGTGATGAGCGACCTTTAAAATGAAGAACAGTGCAGAAAGCAGGACTGCAGGTGGATAAAACAGTGACGCCTCACTGGAAGCTCATTATGAACATGAGCCTGAGCCAACAAAGCAATAACACCTGGGAGACAATAACAGAACAACAAGGATGtgcaataaataattaaatccCACACAGAGAAGAGAAACCACAATATAGAGGTGATGTGTGGGCAGAAAacgtctttctgtgtggaggagTCATTAACCTAAGAACAGGTCAGCCACTTTGCAATGCAAATTCACAGAAAGCCCTTCGGAGCCCGCCGTGTTTGTTGTTCTCTGCACACAGGGTGGGACAGTGCAGCGTATAAGTGTCAGTTAAAGCCCACAGCTCCTGAGGAGGGAGCAGCACCCAGCAGCACCAGGGGAGACACCCGGCTGCAAAACAACTCACTTGTTGTAATCTGCATGTCGTATTCTGTTTTTGTCCAGGAAGCTTTTGTAAAACACAGCCATTTCTTCACTGTTCAGGCAGCGCCGGCGTCCTGAGGGGGACAGGGAGACGATAAATATTATAATCTCTCAGGACTGGTTTTCTTGTTAAATCGCTGcatgtaaaacacatttctgttttctgtgtttaaatggTTTTGATTTATCTCAGCATCATTTCTGACATGCTATGACGGCTGGCTCATGGAGCTCATAGGTGTGGAATAAACGCTCGATGCATGAAGCTCAGTTTGCAGgagtttcattttattcacgTCAGAGTTTTAATCTTCTTTTCTCGCCTGAATGCAGGAGGGTGTTTAGTATTCAACCTGTGGATAAACCACCTGCAGCATAATATCTACCTCACCTTGCTCATCACGCAGACTCAAGCCTTTTGCCTTCAGCTGTGAGATAATGAAAGCATCTTTTTCCTGCAGAgagcatattaaaaaaaaaactgttatctCACATTTGTTTCTTTAGATGTGACAGTAATGCAAACAAAGAGCCAACACCAAACACAACGGCTCATATCTAATACAGACAAGACTACAATTCAAAAACTGAATCAGTAGGATCAAAATGGTCTGTTTAAAGAAGTCAAAAGACTCAGCAAACCTGATACATAATCATATTACACAGAATTACATTATTTAATATTCCTTGCTCTCACTCTTCTAGAAAAGGGTCCAAAGAAGCTTTGGCCCACATTAATGGAAAGGACAATATCAATTTTAAACAAGTGCAGCAGATACTACTAAATACACGGAGTGATGCAACTGTAGATTTACACAAACCCTTGaataacagcaaacacaaaataatgtttattgATGGCAAAGATATAAACTTTGATATAAAGAATAGATCAATCtcaaaaaacatacaatatttGCGTACTAACACATttccataaaataaaattctgtttttaaatggcttTAGCATCACATTCTGTCATAGTAATGGGAtttaattcctttttttttttagttttttacatAGATCTATCACCTTTATTACTCATGTTACTATCACTGGTGTGAATTAATGatttgcagacacacagaatCACAGTCTTGTGTggtgctgccctctgctggtcaaAGTGAGAACTACACCGAGGACACTACAGTGTCACAGActtgattaaaaataatgacagtgGTAATGTGACACTGATCCAGCCTCATCTGGGAGGTCAGAGGTTAAAGGTCGGCTGCAGGGCTGCAGCTTGGTACAGCAGGTCTGCTGAAAGTCTACATCCAAGATTAACTCAAAttagcacaaaaacaaagagctgacttatgtaaaaataaactatGTCTTATTGCTCAATAAATGCCTTAAATAATCAAGTATCAATTATATGTCCCATATTTCTGTTTCATATGACtgcaaattaaatgtgtttgtctcttgACCCTTCCCACCATCTTTTAATCAAAAAGTGTAATAGTTGCGTCTTTATTTGGGATATTAGTTTTGCCTCATATCTTTAGTGCAGTAGGTTTATTCAGCTCAGAAGCATTTTCTATTGTTGTTCATCTATTTGCATGTTTCATCCTCTagcttcagtgtttttgtttgtttatgttttgtttttaattccaTAGTTATGTATGGAAAAGGTTTGTCTGGTACACAGTGTGTTTCTATGTGCAGCACTTTATGCCATTTGTCTGCTCAGTTGAATCATGTACACATTTCATTCTTGGTGTGTCCAgttctgtaaaaacataaaatgaaaaaggaaagaaacagatgTCACTTGATAAATGCTAGTTAAATGTTTACTACTGCTGTAATTGTCTCTGTGAACATGAagctttgacctctgacctccaggacgtaggagaaaaacaagacattaaCTGTAACTGAAAACCACTTTAACCTCAGTGAAGCTGATGTTCTGCTTGGCCCAGAACTCGTGGTTCCAGTCCTCCGTCTCCTGCCTCAGGTGGCGCAGCCTTTTCTCCAGCTCCGATTCATTGTCTGGGACACGATAAACGATGGGCCGGAGGTTTGACAGAGGGTGTGGTGGCCCAATCCAGTCGTGTGTGGGGCTGGGTGCTGGTCTGAAGGTAGATCTCTAGACAAGAGCGAGAAATAATCTGTGAGACATCTCGTCACCTGTGACGCTGTTTCCCTGGCAGGATCTTTAGCAGATTAAAAAATTAAGATAAATTTCTATCCAAGAGCAGAAAccagggctgcaactaatgtTTCTTTACTTCCTGAAAAAACTTTTCACTGACTACtaatgaaaagcagcaaaaaatgTTGATCCCTGTTTCCCAGAGTTTAAGACGATGTATTTTCTTTAACCAACAGACTGAAACCTAAAGATGTTCCATTCAAAAACAGAGAACAACAGAAAATCCACACATTTAGGACGTGGAACCAGTAACTTCTCTTCATTTGTGTTTAGAAATTAAGTCGAAATGATTATTTGATCATGAAAATTACCAGTTAATTCTCCCATGATCAATAAACTGACATATAGATTCAGCTCTATGTGAGAAACTGAGTCCGGGAGGGAACGTTTCATTTAAATACGGGAGTAAACAGCAGAAGTTTGCACATGCGGACACGGACGTTTATCACGTTGAGAAGCAGCTGATCGACCAGTTTGCTTATCATTTCTAACCAGACTGCACGATGAGAAGAGCAGCGAGGACTCGAACACGCTCCAGGACTCAGCGGGCAGCAGAGAGGTAGGTACGTTCGTCAAACAGTGGAAACCCTGCTAACGAAATAATTAAAACAGGCTGTGGCTTCAGGAAGCATTCGGCCCCTCCAGAACTTACAGGGCTCTATTTTTAAAGTGATAAAATTAACCAGTTCCTATTTAATCTAAACTCAATAACCTATAAGatatttttgtcttatttaataaaaaaatcaacaacacaGATCTGTCATTTGTAAAAGTACTCGGCAGCAGTTAAAGCTGTAGTTTCTTGGGTGAGTCTCCTCAAGGAGGAGTTTTCctgcagtttttcttcttcttcctctcaaACCCTTCGTCAGATTAAATGATGAGCTGCAGCTTCAGGTCTCTGCACAGATGTTTTCTGGATATTGGCAGGGCCCCTCAGGGACTGACCCCTCAGTGTTGTCCTGGCTGTTTGCTTCAGGTTGTTGTGCTGAAAGCTGGACCCCAGGGTCAGGGCTGTCGCTAGCGGGGTGAAATGTGGTGACAATTACAGGGGCCCCCACTGCCCAGGAGGCCCCACAAAATCCAGCAGTTATACTCTATAGGCCCCTGTTATGTGAATAAtactaatatttatattagttgTATGCCAGAGATTTTagtgaaaaccacagaaacctGCAATTTGATGAAAGAACTTTTCCAAATATCTGCTCCTCACCCCTCCCTAAAAATGGTTTAGTCCGATATGaggtatttattaattattcagtcAGTGACAAACATCTGAGGGACCCAATAAATCCTAAGTCCCACCTTAGCTTGTGAATAGGACCAATCagtactgtcattttttttgttagcGTGTGGGGGCCCACATTAATATTTTTTCAGGGGGCCCCGAATCTTCTAGCTACAGCCCTACCCAGGGTCAGGTTTCtgcagcaggttttcttcaaaCACCTCTCAGTGTTTGGATGCATTCATCCTCCCCTGAGCTCGGACCAGTCCCCCTATGTTGGTCTCACAACAGGGATGGTGTTATGGAGCAGAACCTGGTGGAGTTCAGCTTGGGTCTGATCAGAGCAGAGGATCCTGCAGCTTCAGTCCTGTTAACAATGTCTACTTATATTCTTGACAATATTTCTGGGCCCCCACCTCTGCATCTCAAAGGGAAATACTATCGGGGCACATGAACATGCTGCTGCCAAAACAGGCAGGTGCCAAAACAGGCAGACAACCTGTGTAGGTGTTTTACCTGGACGTCAAAGACTCCGCCCCTGCATACTAATAATGTGTGACCTAAAGAGGATCAGGTTTTACTGCACAAACCTTTGCTGTGCTGTCCTGCTGGGTTGCCTGTTCGGAGCTGCAGAGACGCCTTTTTACGGCTGTTGACCTGTGTGGGAACAGAGGAACGTGGAAGGGAACGGAAGTGCGAATCCTCCTGGTTAAACCGCCCGCCGCCACCGCCGCGGCCCGGGAAGACATTTCAACTCACCGGCTCTAAACGTGAAGTTAGTGACCGACCCGGAGCAGAGAGTCCCGGGGCTAACGTGACTCCTCGGTTCCGTTCATGTCCGTGTCCTCTGCACGACCAGCAATCCTGTCACGTGACAAGCCGTAAAACGAAATTGGTGCGCTCCAAATCCAAACCAGCACAGCCACGGACTGAGCCGGTCGGGAGGGGTTTTAGCTATTTTCAGTTTATAGttagttatttatatatatatatatatatatatatatatatatacatacacatacatacatacacccCGCACCCCAATGCATAActaggatatatatatatatatatatgaaacacatttgatttaaaaacgTTATTATACAATGTCATGGTACCGCAGGAGTTACTACGTTATGTAGTACAGTTCTGTAAATACAGGGAGATCAGCTCTAGCGCCAACGAGCGGGACCACGGCATGAGAAAACGAAGCGCACCAAAGTTGGCCGACCAAAACCTGCTCGGTAAAAAGCGTTAACTCTATAACCCGCAAGATAAGACGCGTCTGCGTTTTTTTCACTTCGACTTCAATCTATGATAAATGATCTAAACACAAACCGACAGGTCTAATTTGTAACGTGAAGGAAACGCAGATAAAACCGGTTTAATTCAACGTTAGTAAACAAAGACGAACTCCGTGTTAGTTCATACTTGTGAGCAGCAAAGTAGAAGGGAGCTAAGTAGGCTAATGTTTAGCTTTAATCAGAGGAGCCACGCACTTTCCCGCATCGGATCAGATGGCTGTCCGCTGGCTGTGCAGGTAGGAACCCAACAATTAATGTGACCAGGGTGGTGTCGATGTATTGAGTCCAAAAACCCGAAGATATTCAGCCAAGGTGGGGCAGAGTCAGGTGATCATCGGTAGGAAAGGGCACCGAGCGGTGTTCGTGGGGACGgggttctgtttttgttgttttttaaaccCAAAGCGCTGATTTAAATGTTCCTAAAGCTTCGACGACGTATTGACCTTTAAACGGAGGAGTTTTCAGGCCAGACTAAGTGAGGGTCCCCTCAGATAGTCTGTGGGAGGGGCGGACCCAGCCCGACCGCAGCCAGCCATCCGTGCGGTGCCGGAGCTGGAGAT
The nucleotide sequence above comes from Mastacembelus armatus chromosome 22, fMasArm1.2, whole genome shotgun sequence. Encoded proteins:
- the coa8 gene encoding cytochrome c oxidase assembly factor 8, whose translation is MSSRAAAVAAGGLTRRIRTSVPFHVPLFPHRSTAVKRRLCSSEQATQQDSTAKRSTFRPAPSPTHDWIGPPHPLSNLRPIVYRVPDNESELEKRLRHLRQETEDWNHEFWAKQNISFTEEKDAFIISQLKAKGLSLRDEQGRRRCLNSEEMAVFYKSFLDKNRIRHADYNKEWYRRNFTITLLMARIALNNMWRTISDRHNKRSSTPTA